A window from Bacteroidota bacterium encodes these proteins:
- a CDS encoding class I SAM-dependent methyltransferase has translation MCTAARSGLYARFFAGCMHRADGTDQRLYGDRKQSLLGALRGTVVEIGAGAGPNARYLAAGTRWVAVEPNVHMYPYLQEQADEFGLDVRPEVGVAEALPVNDASADAVVSTLVLCSVDDVAQALAEVRRVLKPGGRFVFIEHVAAQRGTVRRGAQRVLRRPWGWVADGCRPDRETGLAIEAAGFASLDLERFDADLPFNLVTPHIAGVA, from the coding sequence ATGTGCACCGCCGCCCGCTCCGGCCTCTACGCTCGTTTCTTCGCTGGCTGCATGCACCGCGCCGACGGCACCGACCAACGGCTCTACGGGGACCGCAAGCAGAGCCTGCTCGGCGCTCTACGTGGTACGGTCGTCGAGATCGGAGCCGGTGCGGGGCCGAACGCGCGCTACCTCGCAGCGGGCACGCGCTGGGTCGCCGTCGAGCCGAACGTGCACATGTACCCCTACCTCCAAGAGCAGGCCGACGAGTTCGGCCTCGACGTACGCCCCGAGGTCGGCGTGGCCGAAGCACTGCCCGTGAACGACGCAAGCGCTGATGCGGTCGTGAGCACGCTCGTGCTCTGCTCCGTGGACGACGTGGCACAGGCGCTCGCCGAGGTGCGGCGCGTACTCAAGCCGGGCGGCCGGTTCGTATTCATCGAGCACGTTGCGGCTCAGCGGGGAACGGTGCGGCGCGGGGCGCAGCGGGTGCTGCGTCGCCCGTGGGGCTGGGTGGCCGACGGGTGCCGCCCCGACCGCGAGACGGGGCTGGCCATCGAGGCGGCAGGCTTCGCGTCATTGGACCTGGAGCGCTTCGACGCTGACTTGCCGTTTAACCTCGTCACGCCGCACATCGCCGGGGTGGCGG
- a CDS encoding dodecin family protein, giving the protein MSIAKTIEVSSQSTVSFDDAAQNAIREAGRTIKNIRHVWVESFEIEVGDDGTHMFRTHCKVTFVVNHGDDAGGD; this is encoded by the coding sequence ATGTCCATCGCCAAAACCATCGAGGTCTCCTCGCAATCCACCGTCAGCTTCGACGACGCCGCACAAAACGCCATCCGCGAAGCCGGTCGCACCATCAAGAACATCCGCCACGTGTGGGTCGAGTCCTTCGAGATCGAGGTCGGCGACGACGGCACCCACATGTTCCGCACGCACTGCAAGGTGACGTTCGTCGTCAACCACGGCGACGACGCCGGCGGCGACTGA
- a CDS encoding methyltransferase domain-containing protein gives MQVPTTPAPLPADQVHAAVRDYYGSTLETSADLKTSACCSTEDLPAQHKAILGQLEDEVLAKFYGCGSPLPPALDGCTVLDLGCGTGRDVFLAAALAGPNGRVIGVDMTAEQLEVAERHAATHAERFGFDTVTTDFRLGTIEDLAALGIEDDSVDVVISNCVLNLTPDKRAAFAEIVRVLKPGGELYFSDVFADRRIPADVAADPVIHGECLGGALYEEDFRRMLIDLGIPDYRIVSSRPIVVEDEAIAAKTGGIQFSSKTVRAFKVTSLEDRCEDYGQVAFYRGGIDEQPHAFLLDDHHLFEKDRPMLVCGNSAAMVQETRYGRYFDVLGNRSTHFGLFDCAPAPASADGEASGGCC, from the coding sequence ATGCAAGTCCCCACCACACCCGCGCCGCTCCCCGCCGACCAGGTCCACGCCGCCGTCCGCGACTACTACGGCTCGACCCTCGAAACCAGCGCCGATCTCAAGACGAGTGCGTGCTGCTCCACGGAGGACCTGCCCGCCCAGCACAAGGCCATCCTCGGCCAGCTCGAAGACGAGGTGCTGGCCAAGTTCTACGGCTGCGGCTCGCCGCTCCCGCCTGCGCTCGACGGCTGCACGGTGCTCGACCTCGGCTGCGGCACGGGGCGCGATGTGTTTCTCGCGGCGGCGCTCGCGGGGCCGAACGGCCGCGTGATCGGCGTGGACATGACCGCCGAGCAGTTGGAGGTCGCCGAGCGGCACGCGGCCACGCACGCCGAGCGCTTCGGCTTCGACACCGTCACGACCGACTTCCGCCTCGGCACCATCGAAGACCTCGCGGCGCTCGGCATCGAGGACGACAGCGTAGACGTGGTGATCTCGAACTGCGTGCTCAACCTCACGCCCGACAAGCGCGCCGCCTTCGCCGAGATCGTGCGCGTGCTCAAGCCCGGCGGCGAGCTCTATTTCTCCGACGTGTTCGCCGACCGCCGCATTCCCGCCGACGTGGCCGCCGACCCCGTGATCCACGGCGAGTGCCTCGGCGGCGCGCTCTACGAGGAAGACTTCCGCCGCATGCTCATCGACCTCGGCATCCCGGACTACCGCATCGTCTCGTCGCGGCCCATCGTCGTGGAGGACGAGGCCATCGCCGCGAAGACCGGCGGCATCCAGTTCAGTTCCAAGACCGTGCGCGCGTTCAAGGTGACGAGCCTGGAGGACCGCTGCGAGGACTACGGCCAGGTCGCGTTCTACCGCGGCGGTATCGACGAGCAGCCGCACGCCTTCCTCCTCGACGACCACCATCTCTTCGAGAAGGACCGACCGATGCTCGTCTGCGGCAACTCCGCCGCGATGGTGCAAGAGACGCGCTATGGCCGCTACTTCGACGTGCTCGGCAACCGCAGCACGCACTTCGGCCTCTTCGACTGCGCTCCGGCCCCCGCCAGCGCCGACGGCGAGGCGAGCGGAGGCTGCTGCTGA
- a CDS encoding sulfite exporter TauE/SafE family protein produces MDPLHIVLLLVTGAIGGFIAGLIGIGGGVIFGPVFFFYFRAIGVDEAILTPLVLGTSLFCTLAASAAGTVSQLKKDGVHRRVALVTGGCAAVAVLLMSRFVTTRPWYDARAFQVVLGVVLLVVVVRMLRKSWQSRRGAAPAIEGAERTTLPFLGGTGLAAGSLAAAAGVGGGVILVPAYNSLVRLPLQRSVGTSTATIVLISLMGVATYAYLGLGADTPSTAIGYVDVGRGLLLALPTMLTARLGVKAVYRLNVNVVRLAFATFAAFVALRLLWEAMTAA; encoded by the coding sequence GTGGATCCGCTGCACATCGTCCTGCTCCTCGTCACCGGAGCAATTGGCGGATTCATCGCCGGGCTGATCGGGATCGGAGGCGGGGTGATCTTCGGCCCCGTGTTCTTCTTCTACTTCCGCGCGATCGGCGTGGACGAGGCCATCCTGACGCCGCTCGTGTTGGGGACGAGCCTGTTCTGTACGCTGGCGGCGTCGGCGGCGGGCACGGTGAGCCAGCTCAAGAAGGACGGCGTGCATCGCCGGGTGGCGCTCGTGACGGGGGGCTGCGCGGCGGTGGCTGTCCTACTGATGTCGCGGTTCGTGACCACGCGGCCGTGGTACGACGCACGCGCGTTTCAGGTCGTGCTGGGCGTGGTGCTGCTCGTGGTGGTGGTGCGGATGCTGCGCAAGAGTTGGCAGAGTCGGCGTGGTGCGGCGCCTGCGATCGAGGGGGCCGAGCGAACGACGCTGCCGTTCCTCGGCGGGACAGGCCTCGCGGCGGGTTCGCTCGCGGCGGCGGCGGGCGTGGGCGGCGGCGTGATCCTCGTGCCCGCCTACAATAGCCTCGTGCGGCTGCCCCTGCAACGCTCCGTCGGCACCTCCACGGCTACCATCGTGCTGATCTCGCTCATGGGCGTGGCGACGTACGCGTACCTCGGGCTCGGTGCCGACACGCCGTCTACGGCCATCGGCTATGTCGATGTCGGACGGGGCCTGCTGCTGGCGCTGCCGACGATGCTGACCGCTCGCCTCGGCGTGAAGGCGGTCTATCGGCTCAACGTCAACGTCGTCCGGCTCGCCTTCGCGACGTTCGCGGCGTTCGTGGCGCTGCGGCTGCTGTGGGAGGCGATGACTGCGGCCTGA